A stretch of the Aphis gossypii isolate Hap1 chromosome 2, ASM2018417v2, whole genome shotgun sequence genome encodes the following:
- the LOC126550002 gene encoding uncharacterized protein LOC126550002 — protein MPPIRRSNLGRRTRNATNQANYRSNSQTREARASLNRTAFSYDVSIDYSNYQCVVIGSMNSVCSHCKALKYKNEANGLCCANGKVKLIPLDPPPEPLYSLVSGIGTDSIHFLTNIQQYNNCFQMTSFGATNVVRENFMPTFKIQGQIYHRAGSLLPVSDSDNKFLQIYFMGNSPQEIDLRCAHNNLVKRSIVEQLQTLFHQHNQLIILFKTALDLMPSDNHKIVIRADKTPAGQHTRRFNAPTIDEVAIVVVGENLESRDIVLRRRNDQLQRIKETHRSYDALQYPIIFWQGEDGYDFSIKMINPIAGSETNKKVSSMNYYSYRLMIRENEDNHILKCRRLYHKYVVDMYVKIETERLTFIRLNQTKLRSEEYIHLRDAINTDGNAQNVGRMTILPATYIGSPRHMHEYAQDAMSYVRHYGTADLFITFTCNPQWIEINQELFSGQSPIDRHDITARVFRQKLKSLMDFIVKHNVFGETRCWMYSVEWQKRGLPHAHILIWLVENIRPNEVDAVISAEIPNVQVDPGLHEVVIKNMIHGPCGTLNQNSPCMMDGKCSKRYPRTLISETITGNDGYPLYRRRSTADNGKSTIVKLNQQDIEIDNRWIVPYSPILSKTFKAHINVESCHSVKSIKYICKYVAKGSDMAVIGIGAENSNDEVTQYQMGRYVSSNEAVWRIFSFPIHERHPSVVHLAVHLENGQRVYFTAQNAVQRAAQPPSTTLTSFFETCQNDDFAQTLLYSEMPKYYTWNQSSRRFIRRKQGKPVPGYTDVYSTDAIGRIYSVHPSNDECFYLRLLLVNVRGPTSFQQLRTVDGELCVSYREACQRLQLLENDAHWDQTLNDAVISSHAHQIRTLFSIIISTCFPLIVWDECTMAHKKSLEALDRTLKDLRSNNNRFGGAMILLAGDFRQTLPVIPRSTPADELNACLKSSSLWKHVKVLHLSKNMRVELQNDQSGNIFSKQLIDMVMANFL, from the exons atgccTCCTATAAGACGAAGCAATTTAGGTAGAAGAACCAGAAATGCTACAAACCAAGCTAATTACCGATCTAATTCACAAACGCGTGAAGCGCGAGCAAGTTTGAATCGAACTGCTTTTAGTTACGATGTGTCAATTGACTACAGTAACTACCAATGTGTTGTTATTGGTTCTATGAACTCGGTTTGCTCACACTGTAaggcattaaaatacaaaaacgaagCCAATGGATTGTGTTGCGCAAATGGTAAAGTGAAATTGATACCATTGGATCCACCACCAGAACCATTGTACTCATTGGTTTCAGGAATAGGAACAGATTCTATACACTTTTTGACAAATAtccaacaatataacaattgctTTCAAATGACTTCATTTGGGGCAACAAATGTAGTTCGGGAAAATTTTATGCCAACTTtcaag atacAAGGGCAAATATATCATAGAGCAGGTTCACTGTTACCAGTGTCAGATAGCGACAACAAATTcctgcaaatttattttatgggcaATTCACCACAAGAAATTGATCTGCGTTGTGCacataacaatttagtaaAGAGGTCTATTGTAGAACAATTACAAACTTTATTTCATCAGCACaatcaattgattatattgtttaaaactgcCCTGGATCTGATGCCATCCGATAAtcacaaaattgtaatcagAGCTGATAAAACACCTGCAGGTCAACATACAAGACGTTTTAATGCACCAACTATTGATGAAGTTGCTATCGTTGTAGTTGGAGAAAACTTGGAATCCCgtgatattgttttacgtCGTCGGAATGATCAATTACAACGTATAAAGGAAACACACCGCTCATATGATGCACTGCAATATCCCATTATATTTTGGCAAGGTGAAGATGGCTACGatttctcaataaaaatgataaatcccattgcag GTTCTGAAACCAACAAAAAAGTCAGTTCAATGAACTATTATTCATACCGCCTAATGATTCGGGAAAATGAAGATAATCACATATTGAAATGTCGGCGATTATATCACAAATATGTTGTTGacatgtatgttaaaattgaaacggAAAGATTAACATTCATCAGGTTGAATCAAACCAAACTCCGATCTGAAGAGTATATTCACCTTCGAGATGCGATTAATACTGATGGAAATGCACAGAATGTCGGTCGGATGACTATTCTTCCAGCAACATACATCGGAAGCCCTCGGCATATGCACGAATATGCTCAAGATGCCATGTCGTATGTTCGTCATTATGGTACAGCAGATTTGTTCATCACATTTACATGCAATCCGCAATGGATAGAAATCAATCAGGAGTTATTCTCTGGGCAATCACCCATTGATCGTCATGATATTACAGCCAGAGTCTTTAGACAAAAGTTGAAATCTTTAATGGATTTCATCGTAAAACATAATGTGTTTGGTGAGACACGCTGCTGGATGTATTCTGTGGAGTGGCAGAAACGAGGATTGCCACATGCACACATTTTGATTTGGttggttgaaaatataagGCCAAATGAAGTTGATGCAGTGATATCAGCTGAAATCCCTAATGTACAAGTAGATCCTGGATTGCATGAGGTAGTTATCAAAAACATGATACATGGTCCCTGTGGAActcttaatcaaaattcacCGTGTATGATGGATGGTAAATGTTCAAAACGATATCCACGGACATTAATATCGGAAACAATTACTGGTAATGACGGTTATCCATTGTATCGTCGCAGATCGACAGCAGACAATGGAAAATCAACAAttgtcaaattaaatcaacaagaTATTGAAATAGATAATCGTTGGATTGTTCCATATTCACCCATTTTATCAAAGACATTCAAAGCACACATCAACGTTGAATCTTGCCATTCAgtgaaatctattaaatacatttgcaaaTATGTAGCCAAAGGGAGTGATATGGCTGTGATTGGAATTGGTGCAGAGAATTCCAATGATGAAGTTACCCAATACCAAATGGGCCGCTATGTCAGTAGTAATGAAGCAGTTTGgcgaatattttcttttcctaTTCATGAGAGACACCCTTCTGTTGTTCACTTAGCTGTGCATTTAGAAAATGGACAAAGAGTGTATTTTACAGCACAGAACGCAGTACAAAGAGCTGCTCAGCCACCATCTACTACATTAACCAGTTTTTTTGAGACATGCCAAAACGATGATTTCGCACAAACATTGCTATATTCTGAaatgccaaaatattatacctggaATCAATCCTCAAGGAGATTTATACGACGGAAACAAGGAAAACCAGTTCCAGGATATACAGATGTATATTCCACCGATGCGATTGGCCGGATTTATTCAGTACATCCAAGCAATgatgaatgtttttacttaCGACTGCTATTAGTCAATGTACGTGGCCCAACATCATTCCAACAGTTACGAACTGTTGATGGTGAATTGTGTGTATCCTACAGAGAAGCCTGTCAACGTTTGCAATTGCTTGAAAATGACGCTCATTGGGATCAAACTCTCAATGATGCTGTAATATCATCACACGCTCATCAAATACGAacattgttttctataatcaTATCTACATGCTTCCCATTGATTGTTTGGGATGAATGCACGATGGCACATAAAAAATCTTTGGAGGCTTTGGACAGAACCTTAAAAGATCTACGGAGCAATAATAACCGATTTGGTGGtgcaatgattttattagcaGGAGATTTTCGTCAAACATTGCCGGTGATTCCACGATCAACGCCAGCTGATGAACTCAATGCATGTCTAAAGTCCTCCAGTTTGTGGAAACATGTCAAAGTACTTCATTTAAGCAAGAATATGCGTGTCGAGTTGCAAAATGACCAATCTGGAAACATATTCTCTAAACAACTCATTGACATGGTAATGGCAAATTTCCTATAG